The Euphorbia lathyris chromosome 4, ddEupLath1.1, whole genome shotgun sequence genomic interval GTATTTTTTGATGATATTCTTGTTTATAGCAGGGACATAGAGACTCATGTGCAACATCTGAGGAATGTGTTCCTTAAACTATAAGAACATCAGCTGTTGGCAAAGAAAAGCAAATGTGTTTTTGGCACTCCTTCAGTTGAATACTTGGGCCATATCATCTCTAAGGATGGAGTTTCAACAGATCCTAAAAAGATTGTAGCTGTCTCCAGTTGGCCTGTTCCTGTCAATCTTAAACAGCTTAGGGGTTTCCTGGGATTGGCAGGCTATTATAGGCAGTTTATCAGGCGTTATGGAGTGTTGAGCAAACCTCTCACAGACTTATTGAAGAAGGACAATTTTGTATGGTCTGAGGTGGCTACTGCAGCTTTTAATACACTAAAGGAAGCTCTTACTACTGCCCCTGCTTTGGCTCTACCCTCACCAGACAAGTTATTTGTCATAGAAACAGATGCATGTGATGTGGGAATTGGAGCAGTATTAATGCAGGAACAACATCCCATTGCTTATCTTAGCAAGGCTCTAGCTCCTAGGCATCAAGGCCTGTCTGTGTATGAGAAGGAATTGTTGGCTGtggtttttgctgtgaaaaaaTGGGATCATTATGTGGGGCACAAGAAATTCCTCATCAAAACTGATCATAGAAGTCTTAAATTCCTTTTGGAGCAAAGGATCACCACCTCACATCAGCAGAAGTACATTGCAAAATTATTTGGGTATGACTTTGAAATATCATACAAACAGGGTAAAGAAAATGTTGCAGCTGATGCACTCTCCAGACTTCCTGCTGCTACCCTTACTGCCATCACAATTTCCACACCAGTAGGGAGCCTCATGCTAGAGATTGAAAGTAGTTGGGCTGAGGATCCAAGGTTGCAAGAGATTATCAAAGCATTGGAGGGTAACAAGCTTCGGGACAACCCTTATACATGGAGAGATTCTATATAGAAGGAAGGGAAGATTGGCTATTGGAGATAAGTCAGAACTAAAGCTTAAATTAATTCAGTTGATGCATGACACGGCCACAGGAGGGCATTCAGGGGTCCAAGCTACCGTTAAGAGGTTACAACTGCTATTTTACTGGAAGGGGCTTGAGAGAGATGTCAGGAACTATATAAGGAGTTGTGCTATCTGTCAGATTTGTAAGTATGAAACTAGTGGATCCCCTGGGTTATTGCAGCCTCTACCAATTCTTGAGGGAATTTGGTTAGATTTGAGCATGGATTTCATCCAAGGACTTCCCAAAGTTGCAGGCAAAGAAGTTATAATGGTGGTGGTAGACAGACTGAGCAAGTATGCTCATTTCACAAGCTTGGGGCATCCTTACACAGCAGCTTCTATAGCACAAGCCTTCCTTGACAATGTGGGCAAATTACATGGTATTCCTTCATCAATTGTTAGTGACAGGGACCCTATATTCATCAGTGCATTCTGGACAGAACTTTTGAAATCACAAGGAGTTGCTTTACTCAAATCATCTGCATACCATCCTCAAACAAATGGCCAAACTGAGGTAGTCAACCGATGCTTAGAGACTTATCTCAGGTGTATGACGGGAAATCACCCTAAGCAGTGGTTGAAATGGTTGCCCTTAGCCGAATGGTGGTACAATACAAATTACCACACCTCAACTCACTTGTCTCCTTTTGAAATTGTTTATGGAAtgcctcctcctcttcatattCCATATGTGCCTGGGGATTCCTTGATTGAGTCAGTGGATCAGTTCTTGCAAGATAGGGAACTAGGCTTGCAGGTCATAAAGTACCAATTGCAGAGAGCACAACACTGAATGAAACAGCAGGCAGATTCCCATTGCACAGACAGAGAGTTTCAGATTGGTGAATGGGTTTATGTCAAGTTGCAGCCATATAGGCAGACAAGTGTAGCTCAACGTGCAAATCAGAAGCTATCTCCATTATTCTATGGTCCCTATGCAGTTGAAGATAAGATAAGGCATGCAGCTTATAGAATCAAATTACATGTGGGCTCTTCTGTACATCCAGTCTTTCATGTCTCTCAGTTGAAGAAAAAGATTTCAAATCAGGCCTTGGCTTCTACAACCTTGCCAGGAAATGAGATACAGGAGTTAGTCCCCATTGTTGTGCTAGATAATAAAATGGTTAAGCGTGGTAATCAAGCTGCAACCAAGGTTTTAATCCATTGGTCTGGTCAATCCGCTGAAGATGTCACATGGGAGTTTGCTGACAACATTCGCCAGCGTTTTCCTGAGATAGATTTGGAGCTGCTTCGATCCTGAACCTTGTGGTCAAGGTTTCTAAGGGGAATGGCATGTTATGTGGAAAATCAGCATCTGTCGTTTTATCATTTTATCTTGCGTTTTGCATTTACATTTTTCCTAAAGAGTAGTTACAGCTTGTATGACACGTGGTCTGTCATGCTGTCTTCATTCCTCCTTTTGGTGTAACGGTTATATATCTGTACGTTGTCCTTTGGATGGTTATCAATGAAAATACCTAGAATCTTTCTCTTTTAGctcttctcttctttctctAGAATTTCTCCCATATCACTCGGGAACAGGTATGGAGATCCTCATGGAGCAAAGGGACCTATTCCCGTTCCCGCCCCATCCCAGCTTGCAGGCGACAAAACAATCCTTGTGATTAGGactaataaatataaggactaaacagttatGTAAAAACGTATGAacgaataaattatttaccctaaatttaGTAATATTATAATCGAGCTAATCTATAAGATTGTTCATGAACCTAGTCTACTCACGAGTTTTCAAGCCAAGTTTTATCGAGCTCGACTCGTTTACGAATCAAAGCGAACTCGGTTAAACTTTTATCGAGCTGCTCATGAATAGCTCCGCTTATTTATAGCCCTACAGGAAACGAGCCTAAGCAATCCACAATAAGCATTACATTTATGATTAGTGTGTTATATCAAGGACGTATGAGGATTCTCACGGGAAAGGGAGACATATCCCTGTTGCCACCCATTCccttaatttttgttttattcaacAATTTAGTCCTTTACAgagggactaaactgttgaatagaagaaaaataaggactaaataatgtattattaaaatataagaaCTAAACAATATGATAAGTAAAAACGtatgaactaataaattatttaccctaaatttaataaacattATAATTGAGTTGTCCAAAAGATTGTTCATTAACCTATAACCGAGCCTATCCGCGAGCTTTTGAGTCGAGTTTTGCCGAActcaagctcggctcatttacaaatcGAAGAGACCTCGGTCGAACTTTTATCGAGCCTAACGCCTAGCCACTCATGAATTGCTCCGCTTATCTACAACCCATGAAAAAGAGCCTAAGCAGTTCACAGTAAGCATTACATTTATGATTAGTGCCTTATATCGAGGACAAGTACGAAGATCCTCACGGGACCTGGAGACCTATCCCCTTCCCCACCCCATCCTGCTTGCGGGAAACAGAACAATCTCTATTCCTATCCCGCGAAGATTCTAATTAGAAATTTCATGTGTCCCATGGGCGGATCCTTAAATCCCCGCCCCGTGTACAATCCCTATAGCAATCATGACGATGATCTAGAATTGAAAATATTACTTAAATCAACATATTTTCCtatacataatttaaacaaGACCATTATTCAAATGAATTGTCtggattaattacaaaatttagATTGTTACTGTTTGAGATGAATCAACAAAATCACAGAAGTTCCTTTGCAGAAAATTCTCAACAATTGACACAAATTCTTCAACTTTCTCTTCATGGGGTAAATGACCATAATTCTTAATTACTTCAAGCCAAGATCCTGGTATAGCTTACTATAAAAACTATACATACCATCCAACTACACGACACGAGATTGACAGGTAATTTTAGTATTTGGATTTAATTTACTGTCATTTTTTAATTAACACAAATTTTTGAGTGTATTAGTGTTAACACGATAACCCGAAAATGACACGGATATTAAACTTAATAGTAAATAacttattagtccttatatttttattaacacattgtttaataatacattgtttagtccttaatttttttctttatccaAAAGTTTAGTCCCCTCTAGATGaacaaaagataaagacccTATTTGGCAAATAGTTGTTAACTATTAGCTGttggttagctgatttgactagctgattgtgtaaacttgtttggtaaaatttagctAATTGTTAGTaactgtttgtgtaaaatgacaaataagaacATAATAAAGTCTTTATTTGGGGTTAGAGGACTAAATAGGGGTAAAAATGTCCTTAAAAAATGgaacaataagctaattgaaaaggcTCCTAAAATGAGcatttcaaaattagctttttggatcCAATAAGCTCTTTGAAAcatctctccaccaaacactactattagaggtttgactagtcaaaacctctaaagtggctcaaacctctaattttgcatcaaaaagctctttaccaaacatgacCAAAGACTAAACAATAAGGACTAAACAATAAAAACGTATGGGCTAATGAAATATTTACCCTAAATTTAATGAACATTATAATCTTATGAACCTATAACCGAGTCTACTCGCGAGATTTTGAGCCGAATTTTGCCAagttcaagctcggctcatttacaaatcGAAGTGAACTCGGTCAagcttttatcaaaccaaacGCCGAACCActtatgaaatgctccgcttatTTACAGCTCTACAAGAAAAGAGCCTAAGCAGTCCACAATAACCATTACATTTATAACTAGTGCCTTATATCAAGGACAAGTACGGGGATCCTCACAGGACGAAGGGACCTATCTGCATCTCTGCTTGCACGGAACATAACAATCCCCACCCCGCCCGCGAGGATTCTAATCAGAAATTTCTTGTACTCGACAAGGCGGATTCTTGGCGGGGACATGGAATCCCGGCGCATTTACAATCCCTACTAATAAGTGAAGAATAGAAATCATGGCTATGATCTAGAATAGAGAATATGACTTAAATCGACATATTTTTCtatacataatttaaacaaGACCATTATTCAAATGAATTGTATGATaattacaaaatttaaattgttACTGTTTGAGAAGAATCAACCAAACCAGAGAAGTTTCTTTGCAGAAAATTCTCTACAATTGAAACAAATTCTTCAACTTTCTCTTCATGGGGCAAATGACCACAATTCTTAATTACTTCAAGACAAGATCCAGGTATAGCTTACAATCAAAAATATATACACGATACAATTACATGACACAAAATCTATTGGTAATTTTAGTATTTAGGTTTAATGACACAAAATCTATTGGTAATTTTAGTATTTAGGTTTAGCTTAATAGGTAATGTATCATTTTTAAGTTCACACAACTTTTTTTGGGTTGGATTAGAGTTAACATGATAACCcgaaaatgacacgaatattAAACTTCAAGGGTAACATGATAACCcgaaaatgacacgaatattAAACttcaagggtaaataatttataagtccctatatttttactAACATACTATTTAGGCCTTGTAGCTTAAtaatacattgtttagtccttaattttttctttattcaaCAGTTTAGTTTAGTCCCTCCGTTTACAAGAgactaaactgtttaataattcaaatgTTTGAGGGACTAAGCTATTGAATGGAATAAAAAGTAAGGACTAAACATTgcattattaaaatataagaactaaacaatatgttaggtaaaaacttaTGGACAAATAAATTGTTTACCTTAAATTtaatgaacattataatcaagCTTGTCCATGAACCTATAACCGAGCCTACTCGTGAGCTTTCAAGCCGAATTTTTCCATACTTGAGCTCCGCTCGTTCACGAATCGAAGCGAACTCTTGAGCCAAACGTCGAGCCGCTCATGAATTCCCCGCTTATATACAGCCCTACAGGAAAAAAGCTTAAGCAGTCCACAGTAAGCATTACATTTATGATTAGTGTCTTATACCGATTACAAGTACTAGGATCCTCACGGGATGGGGAGACCTATCCCCATACTCACCCCATCTCCACTTGCGGGGAACAGAACAATCTCCATCCCTGCCCCGCGAGGGTTCTAATCAGGAATTTCATGTACCCGACGGGACGGGGAATTCCCGCCCCGTTTACAATCCTTACTAATAAATGAAGAATAACAATCATGATTTTGATCGAGAATTGAAAATATGACTTAAATCAACATATTTTCCTATACATAATTTAAACAGGATCATTATTCAAATGAATTGTGAGATCAATTACAAAATTTAGATCGTTACTGTTTGAGATGAATCAATCAAATCAGAGAAGTTCCTTTGCAGAAAATTCTCTACAATTGACACAAATTCTTCAACTTTCTCTTCATGGGGTAAATGACCACAGTTCTTAATTACTTCAAGGCAAGATCCAGGTATAGCTTCAGCAAGTCTCATTGCATTCCAAGAAGGAACTATTCTATCATTGTCACCGGTGACAATCAAAACTGTAGTCCATCACGAAAATGACATGcataacacactgtttagtactcgtattttaataatatactatttagttcttaatttttgttttattcaatagTTTAATCattcaaatatttgaattattaaacagtttagtcCATTTACAAGagactaaactgttgaatagCTTCAGAAAGTCTCTTTGCATTATGAGGGAACAATTCGATCATTGTCGCCAGGGACAATCAGAACTGTAGTTCCATCACGAAAATGACATAGATAAACttaaggtaaataatttattagagtttacatttttacctaacacattgtttagtacTCGTATTCTAATATACCTAACATTGTTTAGTACTCGTATTCTAATAATATACTGTTTAGTCCATTTATAAGAGACTAAacagtatattattatttaaaaaaatcgaACTAAGCTTTCTTACTAGCGTGTTCattaacattataatcgagcttgttcatgaatTTATAACCAAGCCTCCTCATGAGCTTTCGAGTCGAGTTTCACCATACTCAAGCTCGACTCGTTTATCAATTAAGCCAAACACGATCGAGCTTGTATCGAACTGAACGCCGAACCGCTAATAAACAGCTCTGACTCATTTACAGCCTCATTAGAGGCAATTTTCAGAAGAACCTAGTAAGCAGTGATAGTAGTAATTACCAGGACATGTTATTTCATGTAGTCTTTTTGAGAGTGATGGCTTTGATTCAGATTCAAAACTTGCTAGTGTAGCTGCAGTGAACTCTGCAAGAGCCTTGTCCCAGCCCTTAACCCTCAGTGGCTGCATTTTTAGGTAATGCTAGATAAGAATCTCTAGTAAAGACTTATAaaatagggataaggtgcaaaaatacccctaatatttatatctatgagtaattttactcctaatgtctaaaatggtgcaattttacccttaaccttggcagccaagagcaattttacccctaacgttgggtcaattggagaaattattcatcaaattgtcttctaaatcatgaatcttgtcatttacacttcacatgtccgtcattttatcactctttagtaacatatcacaaacgTATGATTAAACAtgacaatttaaaaaaaatatatactgtattttatacgggttggacaaaaaaaatttcaaatatttcaccgaatttaaaaatattaatcttcaattcaattatcaaatcacaaaaaatatgaaatgttTTTTAAGAATCAATTTACGTGCAACTGgtgtagaataaggaacaaaatatatgtgttttataataatgtctaaaattgagtCAACTTGCCAACgtaaggggtaaaattgctcttggctgccaatgtaaagggtaaaattgcaccattttaaacgttaagggtaaaattactcctatttgTAAACATTAGGGGTGTTTTTGCACCTTATAATAAGGTATGCagatgaaaaaaagaagaagaatacctTTGTATAACCATCTAGAACATGTTGAGTGACTTGAGTTGAGTCATGCCATGCATTCCTCACGGCTGCTATACCAAATTTATCAATCACCATCCTTATCTAATAGCCATTGCAAATTGTCATTTTATAAGAGAACTGCTGCTGTAGCAAGCATTTTATATGAATGCACGTTAGTAACAAATCCATGCGGTAAATAAccggcttaatacatcatcggccacactccctgaacttgttcaaaaagttcGATTGTCCGATAGTCCcccaacttgcataaaatgtattGATAGCCCTCTCAACTTGTTTAAACAATTAATCTCTGGATTACAAAGAAGTAAACCATATGCAGATAGTGCATTGCACGCGTTTTGAAAAGTCAAACGAAGTAACACATAAACGACATGTCGGATTTGGACTGGCACGTATGTAAAAAAAAGgggttaattaattttttttatgttcctTGCTCCAATTGTAACAACTCATCCTTTCGTTGTATCATGCTACTATTAGAACGCAACCAAAACTGAACAATATTACTACATAATTCGTAAAGTTAGGGCTTTCATagtgaaaaatattaattaaccCCCTTTCTTTTTTCCTACGTGTCATTCCAAATCCGATGTGTTGTTTACGTGTTAATTCTTTTAACTTTTACAAAGCACGTACAATGCACCTCTCGTATACAGTTTACTGCTTTGCAACTGAGAGATTAATTGCCTGCATTGTCAACAAGTCGAGAAAGCTATCgggatattttaaacaagttaaggAGCCTATCGGGACAATTTAAAGTTCAAAGGagcaatcaatttttttaaacaagtttagggatgGATGATGTATTGAACCTAAATAACCATTATGCATAACTTTAGACATTGAGATAAGATTATTACTCATACTTATGTCTTAAACAATCATTAAAAcaaagcttaatacatcatcaTCTACCTCAAACAATCATTAAAACAAAGCTCAATACATCATCATCTACCTCGTGAACTTATTCAAAAAGctttctgaacttttaaagtgtctcaaTAGCCCCTCAAATTGTCTAAAATGTAACAATTAATCCCTCGATTGCAAAGAAATAAAATGCATGCGGAAGGTGTCAATATGCCTTGGAATGTTATTACATTAATTCACATAATATAGAATAAAACACATTCAAAAGGAAGGTTTTACTTGCTCAACTGCCTCTCTGATGTTAGAACCCCATTCCTAACCTTGATCTTTTGATTTTTCCAATACATGTGCAACACACCTTCCGCATGCATTTTACTTCTTTACAATCGAGGGATTAATTGACTACATTTTAAGCAATTTGAGTGGACTATCACGACATTTTAAGCAATTTGAGGGGACTATGgtgacactttgaaagttcaagtgGCTAATAGATCACTCTAAGAAAGTTCAGGGGGTAATAGGTAACTTTCAGAAAGccaatagatcactttaagcaagttaatGGGGGTAAATACAAGGCCTAATACATATGTTACCCTTATACTTGGCTCAAAACTTCAACTGTCCTGAACCTTCAAAAGTTCCAAATGACCACTAAtcttgtccaattgcattcaataaccctcTATTCTCAATAGAATTTGTTGGATGCAAAAAATTGGAACCGTCCACCACGTGTCAAAAAGAAAATGTCAAATAGACAAATAATtaggaacttttgaaagttcgcAGTTGAAGTTTTAGGGTTATTGAATGAAACTGGACAAGACTACGAGGTTATTGAGTGCAATTGAACAAGAATTGAGGGTCACTTgtaacttttgaaagttcaggggcagATGAAGTTTCGGGCCAAGTACAGAGGCAAccaatgtattaagcctaaatagAACTTTTTCAAAGTACAACGGGatagatgattttttttttgaagtacaGGGGCTaaagatgtattaagccatcaAAATATCATTGTTGAGAATGAGTACCAGCATAGCACCAAACGCAGAGCGCAGAACAGCAGAAAGCGCTTTCTTATACAGAGAATTAAGCATCCCTGCCATTCCTTTAGCCATTTGAATTATTGGCCTAGTGATAATTGCTGTGAGCTTTAACACTTTGTCCAAAAATTTGGAAAACTGTTTCCCAATTGTATTTAAATTTGACCCATCTTTATTTCTTTCAGCAGATTTACGAACAGAACGAGGGGCAAGTATTGCTGGGGCAACAAGAATCAGAGCTGCAATTCTTTCTGGAGCTTCAAAATATGAATTGACAGCTAGAAGAGAGCCAGCAGAATGTCTGGCAAGTGAAATAGAAAAAACTATGAGATCAAGCCGAACACCGCCGACAGACAGGAAAATAGGGCTATAATCGAAACTCGATCGAGCCGAATGTCGAGCTGCTCATGAAGGGCTCGATTCGTTTACAGCTCTACAGGAAAAGAGCATAAGCAACCCACAGCAAGCATTACATTTATGACTAGTGTCTTGTAAGAGAGAAACACAACCATGCTTCATTATTGATAAGCAATAAACATAGAGAAACTAATACAACAAATGTTTTGCCATCAATAAGGCTAGAAGCTTAAGTCAATGTTCAATGCAAACACTGACAGACGGGAAAATAAGGTTGTAATCCAGCCAAATCGAATCGAGCTTTGATCTACTTAAATCAAGTCTACTcatgagctttcgagccgagttttGCCCTGCTCAAGCTAGGCTCGTTTACAAATTGAGCCGAACTCGGTCAAACTTCTATCGAGCCAAAGCCACTTATGAACCCGCTCCCCTCATTTACagctagggctgtaaatgagccaaGTTGCTCGTGAGCGGCTCAATAAAAGCTCGATTGTGTTCAGCTCGAATTATAAATTagccgagcttgagcatggTAAAAGGTCGCAAGCAGACTCTGTTATAGgtttatgaacaaatttatgAACAACCTCGAatataatgttcatgaatacGCTCGTGAGCAAGCTTAGTTCGATTatctttttcataaaaatacttCAATGAAGGGGGAAATATAAAACTACGTAATTTTGCGTCGAACTTTAGTTTTGTAGGTTCCAAAACTATTTAGTtttctgttaaaaaaaattcaaatgaacataattaacaAACTGCTCACGAACAAAGTTCGTGGACAAATAAATGAGCAGCTCAAGAGTAGTCAAGAGTAGCTTACGAACAGGATGTTGAGCTCAATATTGTCAATTAGCAACATCGTCAATTAGCCGAGCAtgagcagaccaaagctcgACTCTAGTCCGCTCGATTAGAGCTTTACAGCAAGCATTAATTTATGACTAGtgtcttgtatctgtaaaattTAAGCCTAATATACCCCAGTATAATgctttagaaaataaaaagttaCCACTGAAGCCACTAATAGTGCATAATTCAAAAAATGTATATTATAAACTAAATCCAATTAAAATGCAAAGAGAAAAATAGCATTACTTACCCAACTAGAATTGCCTTCTCAGCAGTCAAGAAATCAATGAAATACAAGGTAGCTAGCACAGAAAAAGCAACGGAATATGGATTCAATGCTTTTGAATCACCGGTTGCAGATGATGAATGTTCAACTCTAGACGTTAATCCAAAGGCAGGTCTATCAAATGCAAGAACTTTAGAAGCTGTAATCTCTGCCAATCGCTTCATAGTTCGACTCCAAGAAAAAAGAGAAGCCCCAAATCCATGTAAAAGGATGATCGGAAATCCAATTTTGCCTAGTTGTGATGAATCATGAGCTTTTGATTCAGCACTGTATAATTTATGGTGAATCTGTACACCTTTGAACTCACAAAAGCAGCTGTCGGAATCGGCTAAAAGTTTAGGATCTAATAGTTCTTCTTGATCAATGCCTGCTATTCTCTTCTTTTTCTGCTGTATTTTGGGATCTAACCACTGTTCTGAGGATTGAAAACGGAGGACAAGTAAAAGATGGAGCATAAACGCAAAAAATGTAAGATAAGCTGCAAAATCACCAACATGGTCTAAACATACCGAGCCCCCTAAATTGTCCATTTTGCCCCCCAAACGTAAGTGAAAACTCATTAGTCACTCCAAATGTAAGAGATAACCCATTAGTGACTCGCCTTATGCAATGTGGCTTTTCTCTGTGGAAGAATTTATGTTTTCTTACAGCAT includes:
- the LOC136226421 gene encoding uncharacterized protein, whose protein sequence is MSVAFQQLTFPSSYHHNLSDNKPSLISRNGEIVNNSISFPDLLGRRTIFQSNRVLPRASSSSSASVSGSEQWLDPKIQQKKKRIAGIDQEELLDPKLLADSDSCFCEFKGVQIHHKLYSAESKAHDSSQLGKIGFPIILLHGFGASLFSWSRTMKRLAEITASKVLAFDRPAFGLTSRVEHSSSATGDSKALNPYSVAFSVLATLYFIDFLTAEKAILVGHSAGSLLAVNSYFEAPERIAALILVAPAILAPRSVRKSAERNKDGSNLNTIGKQFSKFLDKVLKLTAIITRPIIQMAKGMAGMLNSLYKKALSAVLRSAFGAMLIRMVIDKFGIAAVRNAWHDSTQVTQHVLDGYTKPLRVKGWDKALAEFTAATLASFESESKPSLSKRLHEITCPVLIVTGDNDRIVPSWNAMRLAEAIPGSCLEVIKNCGHLPHEEKVEEFVSIVENFLQRNFSDLIDSSQTVTI